A region from the Streptomyces lydicus genome encodes:
- a CDS encoding cysteine synthase family protein gives MNEALARPAVVSRISDLIGYTPLLELCRTETGSRLLLKLEMYNPTGTAKIRMARAMVDAAEEAGELRPGGRIVESTSGNTGLGLAVIAAERGYAFTAVVDHHAAADKLRGMKALGTELVYVVDDGTEELATAAREELAEDMARGQDNTIFTEQHNNPANGVGYFPVAHELHQALDGQIDVLIGAVGTGGALCGTTRELRTLLSDFTTIGVEPKGSIAFGGPAHDYYQSGTGTPEGAEIGALVDFDLIDEGVKVGDVEAFAAARAVARTGLLIGGSAGGVVYEALNRLPALPPGSTMVALINDGGEKYLDTVFNDEWMHARDLIDHSVEREIDEKITKLRRI, from the coding sequence ATGAACGAGGCCCTCGCGCGCCCCGCCGTGGTCTCCCGCATATCCGACCTCATCGGCTACACCCCCCTACTGGAGCTGTGCCGCACCGAGACCGGCAGCCGCCTCCTGCTCAAGCTGGAGATGTACAACCCCACCGGCACCGCGAAGATCCGGATGGCCCGGGCCATGGTCGACGCCGCCGAGGAGGCCGGAGAGCTGCGGCCCGGTGGCCGGATCGTCGAGTCCACGTCGGGCAACACCGGCCTGGGCCTGGCGGTCATCGCCGCCGAGCGCGGCTACGCCTTCACCGCCGTCGTCGACCACCACGCCGCCGCCGACAAACTGCGCGGCATGAAGGCGCTCGGTACCGAACTCGTCTACGTCGTCGACGACGGCACCGAGGAACTCGCCACCGCCGCCCGCGAAGAGCTGGCCGAGGACATGGCACGCGGCCAGGACAACACCATCTTCACCGAGCAGCACAACAACCCCGCGAACGGCGTCGGTTACTTCCCCGTGGCCCACGAACTCCACCAGGCCCTCGACGGTCAGATCGACGTCCTGATCGGTGCTGTCGGCACCGGCGGGGCGCTGTGCGGCACCACCCGCGAACTGCGCACACTCCTCTCGGACTTCACCACCATCGGCGTCGAGCCCAAGGGCTCCATCGCCTTCGGCGGCCCCGCCCACGACTACTACCAGTCGGGCACCGGCACCCCCGAAGGTGCCGAGATCGGCGCCCTGGTCGACTTCGACCTGATCGACGAAGGGGTCAAGGTCGGTGACGTCGAGGCCTTCGCCGCCGCCCGGGCGGTCGCCCGCACCGGTCTGCTGATCGGCGGCTCCGCCGGCGGCGTCGTCTACGAGGCCCTGAACCGGCTTCCGGCCCTGCCGCCGGGGAGCACTATGGTCGCCCTGATCAACGACGGCGGAGAGAAGTACCTGGACACCGTCTTCAACGACGAATGGATGCACGCCCGCGACCTCATCGACCACTCCGTAGAGCGCGAGATCGACGAGAAGATCACCAAACTCCGCAGGATTTGA